A stretch of Candidatus Hydrogenedentota bacterium DNA encodes these proteins:
- a CDS encoding DJ-1/PfpI family protein, producing the protein MAKVLLPLADGCEELEAVTIIDVLRRAEIEVVVAGLKEGPVRASRGVTLVPDTTLDAALARGGFDAVVLPGGMGGTHALAADARVAALLKELAAAGKTVAALCAAPLVLAQAGLLTGRRFTAYPGVLTDADAGGTQTGAALETDGNVVTSRGPGTAMDFALTLVEVLRGRKTREEVEAGLVR; encoded by the coding sequence ATGGCCAAGGTGCTGCTGCCGCTGGCGGACGGGTGCGAGGAGCTGGAGGCGGTGACAATCATTGACGTGCTGCGCCGTGCGGAGATTGAGGTGGTGGTCGCCGGACTGAAGGAGGGCCCGGTCCGGGCCAGCCGCGGCGTGACGCTGGTTCCCGACACAACCCTGGACGCGGCGCTCGCGCGCGGGGGTTTCGACGCCGTTGTGCTGCCCGGGGGCATGGGGGGCACGCACGCCCTCGCGGCGGATGCGCGGGTGGCCGCCCTGCTGAAGGAGCTCGCGGCGGCGGGAAAAACCGTGGCCGCCCTCTGCGCCGCGCCGCTGGTGCTGGCCCAGGCGGGCCTGCTGACCGGGCGGCGTTTCACAGCGTATCCGGGCGTCCTGACGGACGCCGACGCGGGCGGCACCCAGACCGGCGCCGCCTTGGAGACGGATGGAAACGTGGTCACCTCGCGCGGCCCCGGCACGGCGATGGATTTCGCCCTGACGCTGGTGGAAGTCCTCCGCGGACGCAAGACACGCGAAGAGGTGGAGGCCGGTCTGGTACGATAG